The proteins below are encoded in one region of Candidatus Margulisiibacteriota bacterium:
- a CDS encoding type II toxin-antitoxin system RelB/DinJ family antitoxin — MPQLNIKLEPELKTQVDDLSHQLGLNASDVIRVMLKKFVVTGGFPFSVSVERDPYNPEYNTQTLKALRDAKAGVGLHKVKNLAALRKIMLK, encoded by the coding sequence ATGCCGCAATTGAATATTAAACTGGAGCCGGAGCTCAAAACACAGGTGGATGATCTTTCCCATCAGCTTGGCTTAAACGCTTCTGATGTTATTCGGGTCATGTTAAAAAAATTTGTAGTTACCGGCGGGTTTCCCTTTAGCGTCAGCGTAGAGCGCGATCCCTACAATCCCGAATACAACACGCAGACTTTAAAAGCCCTGCGGGACGCTAAAGCTGGCGTTGGCCTGCACAAAGTCAAAAATCTGGCCGCGCTGCGCAAAATTATGCTGAAATAA
- a CDS encoding helix-turn-helix domain-containing protein: protein MNELKLLGKTIERIRIAKKIPRERFSWETETARSFIYQIERGQGNPSIKTLIKMARVLDCKVQDFIRF, encoded by the coding sequence ATGAACGAATTGAAGCTGCTTGGAAAAACTATTGAAAGAATCAGGATTGCCAAAAAGATTCCCCGCGAAAGATTTTCCTGGGAGACAGAAACAGCACGGTCTTTTATTTACCAAATCGAGCGCGGTCAGGGCAACCCATCTATCAAGACGCTCATCAAAATGGCCAGGGTTTTGGACTGCAAGGTTCAAGACTTTATTCGGTTTTGA